In Candidatus Nitrosotenuis uzonensis, the sequence GGCATAGCCATGATAGTGTTTGTCGCATCTTTTGTTGGACTGCCATTTATCGAAGAGTCTGCATTGCAAAAAGCCCAGCAAGAAAGTATAAAAAAGACGGAGCAATCTGAGGAAAGAATGTTAGAGGTAATAGCACAGGAAAAAGCAGAGCTTGAGGCAAAAATTGGCGGCAGGCTCAGCATACCTTGACTTTATCGTATTGCAGCACTGTCTTGTGATGCAGTCATCGGTATCCCTTCCTGAACTTTGTTGATTACTCTATTGCGTATGCTGGCTCCTTCTATTTTCTTGATAAGAAAGCTGAGTGAGAACGGTTTTTGAACAATCTGTACGGTATCATCTCTAAGATCCTTTAGCTTTTGAATTATTCCGTTGCCATATGCGGATAGAAATATCAGTCTCTGCGTGGGACGCATCTCCAGTATTTCGCGTGCTGCATCCGCACCTGTCTTTCTTGGCATATCATGATCAAGCAGCACAATATCAAACGGAGGAGCCTTACTTTTTCTGAAAAACTCGTCATATTTTGCCTCATTGAGATAGTAATCAACGCATTCCACGCCATCCTTTGTTATCGTGACCTTGTGATTGCGTTTTTCCAATGCTAGCTTGTACTGTCTTGCAGTGTATTCGTTATCTTCTGCAATCAAGATTTCAAATGGCATCACAGTAAAAAACCAGCAAAGAATCTTTTAAGACTAGTTTTTTTGTTTCAAACAAACATGTGTGTTCGCATAAACAGCATCCAGATAAAATCGCAGAAATGCAAACAGCATACATGAGAGGACACGCAGGGATAACAGGACGACATGTACACATCTGTCGTTTACAAAAACTGCTTGAGAGATTGTACATATCCAAGACTGCATGCTGCCATGGATGCTGAAAAAACCGACAGGCGTCTGAGGCCACTTACAAGAAAGGAGGCAGAAATGCTAATCCACCGATTAGAGGAGGAGTATGAAAAAACAAAGGAAAAACTGTTATACCAAGAACTAATTGTACAGAAAACAAAAGACGAGCTTGAAAGAAAATCAACCCAAATAGACAGACTAAAAGAACAAATCCTGAGAAATCAGCACTCAGAAGGCGATCCGCTGGAAATTCTTCGAGAAGAGCTAAAAAAGGCAGGCGTCAAATCAGCCAAGATAGAAGACGCTCTAGATGACATAACAAGATTGTTAGGCTCAGGCCGCTAGTTTTGCACGTATCTGCTCGGCCAGAGATTTCAGATCATCTGATGTTGGAATGGTACGCTTTGTCCACATCGAGCCAGTATCGTTGTAGCGGGGAATTATATGCACATGCACATGCGGGATTATTTGTTTTGCAGCTCGTCCGTTGTTTTGTGCCAAGCTGAATGCGTCTGCGTTTGTCGTATTCATTATTGCTCGAGTTATCTTTGGAATCTGAGAGAAGAGCATGCCGACACTTTTTTCGTCCATGTCAGTTATTCTCTCATAATGTTTTTTTGTAACTACAAGAGCATGGCCTTTGTCTATTGGATATTTGTCAAGAAAAGCCACGTGATTCTCGTCCTCATATATGAAATAGCCTTCGCGTTTTCCTTCAACTATGTCACAAAAAATACAGCTCACAACTGAGTTGGTCGGATTTAATTTATTATGCTATCGTTTTTCATCGAAAGGATCACGTCCGATTGATTAATTAGGGCTAATTTTTTAGGATGTATGTTTTATGGGAAAAAACAACAAAGAGAAAAAGGAGGCCAATGAAAAACGCGAGAGCTTTGCAGACAGGCAGACAAAGCAAAAACGCAAGAACACGCTCATCGGCATTGGCGTCTTAATTGTTGTTGCAGCCATTGTAGGATATGCATCATTGCACTTTATCGAAAAATCAACTACCACGCAAGGCTTTGGCAAGCTTGGAGACGACCACCAGCACGCATCAATACTTGTTAGAATTCATGGCGACAAGTTTGACTTTTCGCGTCCCGACTTTCAAGTAAAGAACGCATTCATACACTTTGAAGGACAGGACGGAGATACCATCCACAGACATGCTACTGGGGTGCCACTAGGATTTCTCTTTGAGACAATAAAGGTAGGCCTTAGCGATGAGTGTTTTGTCTTCCCTGACAGAAAGCCAGAGCACACATTCTGCACTGATGAAGATTATTCTCTAAAGTTCTATATCAACCACAAAAAAGTAGACAGCATAACAGACTATGTCATTCAAGAAGATGATAGGATTCTCATCTCCTATGGAAACCAAAGTCAAGAAGAAATTGACGATCAGCTAAGAGAGCTTGACGCACAGGTAATCAGAAGATAAACTCTACCATAAGAATCAGGTAAAATCTAATATTGTGCATGTCTGAACACAAGATATTGAGTACTGAGATATCTAGCAGAAATGTTGTAACCGGAACTGCTCGTGCGCCGCACAGAGCAATGTACAAGGCAATGGGCCTTACAGATACAGACCTTGACAGGCCGTTCATAGGAGTATCACATACTGGCAACGAGGCCACTCCGTGCAATATTCATCTTGGCAGATTAGCACAAAAGGCAAAAGAGGGTGTGCACGATGCTGGCGCCACTCCGCGTGAGTTTAGCACAATCGCCGTAAGCGATGGCATAGCGATGGGACACGAGGGAATGAAATCATCACTAATTAGCAGAGAGGTAATTGCAGATTCTATTGAGCTGATGGTGAGGGCACACCAATACGACGGCCTTGTCGGCATCGCAGGATGTGATAAGAGTTTGCCTGGAACCATGATGGCAATGGCACGACTGAATCTTCCCTCGGTGTTCGTGTACGGAGGAACGATAATGCCAGGATTTTACAATGGTAAACAGCTTACCGTTCAGGACGTGTACGAGGCAGTCGGTGCATATGATTCAGGACAGATAACACTTGAGGCATTAAAAAATATTGAAAACTATGCGTGCCCATCTGCGGGTTCTTGCGGAGGAATGTTCACTGCAAACACTATGGCATCAATCTCAGAAGCACTGGGAATCTCGCTTCCTGGAAGCGCTAGTCCTCCTGCAGAAGATGAGAGGCGTGATAAAATGGTGTATGATACAGGAGTTGCTGCAGCAAAGCTGCTAGAGCTTGGAATAAAGCCAAGAGATATACTCACGTTTGAAGCATTTGAGAATGCGATAACAATACTCAATGCAATTGGAGGTTCCACTAATGCCATTTTGCATCTTTTAGCAATATCGCATGAAGCAAGAGTCAAACTAACATATGATGATTTTGAGCGTGTAAGAAAACGAGTGCCACACATAGCAGACCTCAAACCTGGAGGAATGTATGTTATGAATGATCTTGACAAGGTCGGGGGAGTACCGCTCATGCTCAAAAAACTTTTGGACAGAAAGCTACTTCATGAGAACACAATTACTGTGACAGGAAAGACTATGAAGCAGAACCTTGATTCAATCACAATTCCGCCGCAACCTAACAGCAATATTGTAAAACCGCTTGACTCACCGCTATACAAAGCAGGAACTGCAGTAATACTCAAGGGCACACTTGCACCCGATGGCGCAGTGGTAAAAATGTCTGGGGTTAAAATTACCAAATTCAGTGGAAACGCCAAAGTCTTTGACAGAGAGGAAGATGCCTTTGAGGCAGTATCTAAAAATCAGATCAAACCAGGAGATGTCGTAGTAATAAGATATGAGGGACCAAAGGGCGGGCCGGGAATGCGAGAAATGCTTGCGGTAACGGCCGCACTTGTTGGACAGGGACTAGGCGAAAAAGTCGCAATGGTAACAGACGGTAGATTTTCAGGTGCAACGCGAGGATTCATGATAGGTCATGTGGCACCCGAGGCTTTTGTTGGCGGAAACATTGCACTTGTAAAAGACGGCGATGAGATAACAATAGATACAGAGACCAATAAAATAGATCTGCTCATATCAGAAAAAGAGTTTGAAAAAAGAAAGGCGGAATGGAAACCAAGAAAACCCAACTATGAATCAGGCGCACTTGCAAAATACGCCTCTCTTGTCGGATCAGCAGCTCAAGGAGCAATTACAAGCCCTGCATGGTAAATATCTGACTACAAATGATGCGAACATAAAAAGGCAATATTGCCATTTATTCTGCGTGCAACAAGACCGTTTCCTTCTTTTAGGATAGAGCCGCACACGTTGCAGGCTACCTCGCTTGCCTGACTCTTTAGATGAACGGTAAGCTTTGGAAAGTGTAGCTCTGAATACAGCACCCAATCTTTTGGTTTGCCAAGCAATATTTGACTCATGTAGTATTATACGGCAAGATCGCATATAAAGGTACCGTACCATACGGTAATTTTTGCAAAATTCAAGCCCAATTAATACACAAATTTGCCGATCATACCAAAAATATTGACATGATCCTAAAATGCCATCCCGTTGAAATTATTAAATAGGTCACAAAGTCCAACAAATTCATGGGTGGACACCTTTGGAAACTCTCAACCAACAATAATACAACTAGGTCTACCTGGAACGCAGTTTGAAATTTACTCAAGACTGGAACAAAACTATCCTTGTACATTTCTGTTTGAATCTCTCACAGGTCCAGAAGAGCTTGCAGAGACATCAATCATAGGGTTTGATCCTGAAATAACAGTAGAAGGATACCAAGACAGACTAGTACTAAAGTACCGGGACGGAACCATAAAGAGCATACCGACCACGGATCCTATATCTGAGCTAAAACAATTCATAAGAAAAACAGACAACATGACATACAGGTATCTTGGTGGTGCTGTTGGCATGATAAACTATGATGCAATCAAGATGTACGAGAAAATTCCCATCAAGGACAATGACAAACCTCTAATCGAGTTTGGCATATACCAAGATGGAATCCTTTACGATAACAAGACAAAAAAGTCCATGTATTTTTATTATGATGAAAACAGAATAGAAAAAATAAAAATGTCAGAGAAGACATTTGGCAGCATAACACTTTCCGATATTTCTGCCAACATGGACGAGCAAAATTTCTCAGATATTGTCATGCGGGCAAAAAAATACATACATGATGGCGACATATTCCAAGTCGTTCTCTCAAGAAGGTTCAGCTTTACACTTTCTGGTGATGCTCTTCGCATCTATAAGGAACTGCGGGCGCTTAACCCATCGCCATACATGTATCATATCAAATTCGGTCATAAAACATACATCGGATGCTCACCAGAGATGCTTGTGCGTGTAACTGGTAAGGAAGTAGAAACATTTCCAATAGCTGGTACAAGAAAAATAACTGATGATGAGAAAAAAAATACACAGTTACAAGAAGAACTGCTAAACGATGAAAAAGAGATTGCAGAACACACGATGTTAGTAGACCTTGGAAGAAACGACATAGGAAGAGTCTGCAAATATGGCAGCGTACGCGTAGCAGAGCTTATGGTAGTCAAGCGTTTCTCGCATGTGCAGCATATGGTCACGCATGTAATAGGCACGCTTGCAGACAACCAAGACATGTTCACCGCCTTTGAGGCAGTCTTTCCAGCAGGCACCGTCACAGGGGCTCCAAAGGTAAGGGCAATGGAGATAATTAATGAGCTGGAGCCAGACATCAGGGAACAGTATGCAGGAGCAGTCGGTTACTTTTCAAATAACGGTTGTTGCGATTTTGCAATTGCCATAAGAAGCATATTCATCGATGGCAAAAACGGATTCATTCAAAGTGGCGCAGGCATAGTAACAGACTCTACGCCCCATGGTGAATTCATAGAGACCGAACACAAGGCAGGCGCCATGATTGCAGCACTAAAGGAGGCCACCCGATGA encodes:
- a CDS encoding response regulator, encoding MPFEILIAEDNEYTARQYKLALEKRNHKVTITKDGVECVDYYLNEAKYDEFFRKSKAPPFDIVLLDHDMPRKTGADAAREILEMRPTQRLIFLSAYGNGIIQKLKDLRDDTVQIVQKPFSLSFLIKKIEGASIRNRVINKVQEGIPMTASQDSAAIR
- a CDS encoding HIT family protein, with translation MSCIFCDIVEGKREGYFIYEDENHVAFLDKYPIDKGHALVVTKKHYERITDMDEKSVGMLFSQIPKITRAIMNTTNADAFSLAQNNGRAAKQIIPHVHVHIIPRYNDTGSMWTKRTIPTSDDLKSLAEQIRAKLAA
- the ilvD gene encoding dihydroxy-acid dehydratase, with protein sequence MSEHKILSTEISSRNVVTGTARAPHRAMYKAMGLTDTDLDRPFIGVSHTGNEATPCNIHLGRLAQKAKEGVHDAGATPREFSTIAVSDGIAMGHEGMKSSLISREVIADSIELMVRAHQYDGLVGIAGCDKSLPGTMMAMARLNLPSVFVYGGTIMPGFYNGKQLTVQDVYEAVGAYDSGQITLEALKNIENYACPSAGSCGGMFTANTMASISEALGISLPGSASPPAEDERRDKMVYDTGVAAAKLLELGIKPRDILTFEAFENAITILNAIGGSTNAILHLLAISHEARVKLTYDDFERVRKRVPHIADLKPGGMYVMNDLDKVGGVPLMLKKLLDRKLLHENTITVTGKTMKQNLDSITIPPQPNSNIVKPLDSPLYKAGTAVILKGTLAPDGAVVKMSGVKITKFSGNAKVFDREEDAFEAVSKNQIKPGDVVVIRYEGPKGGPGMREMLAVTAALVGQGLGEKVAMVTDGRFSGATRGFMIGHVAPEAFVGGNIALVKDGDEITIDTETNKIDLLISEKEFEKRKAEWKPRKPNYESGALAKYASLVGSAAQGAITSPAW
- a CDS encoding anthranilate synthase component I family protein, translating into MDTFGNSQPTIIQLGLPGTQFEIYSRLEQNYPCTFLFESLTGPEELAETSIIGFDPEITVEGYQDRLVLKYRDGTIKSIPTTDPISELKQFIRKTDNMTYRYLGGAVGMINYDAIKMYEKIPIKDNDKPLIEFGIYQDGILYDNKTKKSMYFYYDENRIEKIKMSEKTFGSITLSDISANMDEQNFSDIVMRAKKYIHDGDIFQVVLSRRFSFTLSGDALRIYKELRALNPSPYMYHIKFGHKTYIGCSPEMLVRVTGKEVETFPIAGTRKITDDEKKNTQLQEELLNDEKEIAEHTMLVDLGRNDIGRVCKYGSVRVAELMVVKRFSHVQHMVTHVIGTLADNQDMFTAFEAVFPAGTVTGAPKVRAMEIINELEPDIREQYAGAVGYFSNNGCCDFAIAIRSIFIDGKNGFIQSGAGIVTDSTPHGEFIETEHKAGAMIAALKEATR